In Equus caballus isolate H_3958 breed thoroughbred chromosome 7, TB-T2T, whole genome shotgun sequence, one DNA window encodes the following:
- the OR1M1 gene encoding olfactory receptor family 1 subfamily M member 1 isoform X1 yields the protein MPMEPRNQTSTHEFILLGLSEDPEQETVLFALFLCMYVVTVVGNLLIILAISSDFHLHTPMYFFLANLSLVDFCLATNTVPKMLVNIQINNKSISYPCCLTQMYFFHFFGIMDSVLIAVMAYDRYVAICHPLPYTTIMSPRLCGLLAGGLWVFSCFVSLTHILLMARLVFCGGNELPHYFCDLTPLLKLSCTDTSVNKIFVLIVAGMVIATPFICILASYARIIMAIIKVPSAGGRKKAFSTCSSHLSVVSLFYGTTIGVYLCPSSVSTALKEKASAVMYTAVTPMLNPFIYSLRNKDLKGALRKLVNRKITSSS from the coding sequence ATGCCCATGGAACCAAGGAACCAAACCAGCACACACGAATTTATCCTCCTGGGGCTTTCAGAAGATCCAGAACAGGAGACTGTCCTCTTTGCTCTGTTCCTCTGTATGTATGTGGTCACAGTCGTGGGCAACCTCTTGATCATCCTGGCCATCAGCTCAGACTtccacctccacacccccatgtactttttcctggCCAATCTCTCCTTGGTTGATTTCTGCCTGGCCACCAACACCGTCCCCAAGATGCTGGTAAACATCCAAATCAACAACAAGTCAATCTCTTATCCCTGCTGCCTGACCCAAATgtactttttccatttctttggcaTCATGGACAGTGTCTTAATAGCTGTGATGGCTTATGACAGGTATGTGGCTATTTGTCACCCTTTACCCTATACCACCATCATGAGCCCACGCCTCTGTGGCCTGCTGGCTGGTGGCCTGTGGGTGTTTTCCTGCTTCGTTTCCCTCACCCACATCCTTCTGATGGCCCGTCTGGTTTTCTGTGGCGGCAATGAGTTACCTCACTACTTCTGTGACCTCACTCCCCTTCTCAAGCTTTCTTGTACTGACACCTCTGTGAACAAGATCTTTGTGCTCATCGTGGCAGGGATGGTGATAGCCACACCTTTCATCTGCATCTTGGCCTCCTATGCTCGCATCATCATGGCCATCATAAAGGTCCCCTCTGCAGGTGGCAGGAAGAAAGCCTTTTCCACCTGCAGCTCTCACCTCTCTGTGGTCTCCCTTTTCTATGGGACCACCATTGGGGTTTATCTGTGTCCTTCATCTGTCAGCACAGCTTTGAAAGAGAAAGCCTCTGCTGTAATGTACACTGCAGTCACCCCCATGCTGAACCCTTttatctacagcctgaggaacaaagACCTCAAAGGGGCCCTGAGGAAGCTCGTCAACAGAAAAATCACCTCATCTTCCTGA
- the OR1M1 gene encoding olfactory receptor family 1 subfamily M member 1 (The RefSeq protein has 1 substitution compared to this genomic sequence): MPMEPRNQTSTHEFILLGLSEDPEQETVLFALFLCMYVVTVVGNLLIILAISSDFHLHTPMYFFLANLSLVDFCLATNTVPKMLVNIQINNKSISYPCCLTQMYFFHFFGIMDSVLIAVMAYDRYVAICHPLHYTTIMSPRLCGLLAGGLWVFSCFVSLTHILLMARLVFCGGNELPHYFCDLTPLLKLSCTDTSVNKIFVLIVAGMVIATPFICILASYARIIMAIIKVPSAGGRKKAFSTCSSHLSVVSLFYGTTIGVYLCPSSVSTALKEKASAVMYTAVTPMLNPFIYSLRNKDLKGALRKLVNRKITSSS; this comes from the coding sequence ATGCCCATGGAACCAAGGAACCAAACCAGCACACACGAATTTATCCTCCTGGGGCTTTCAGAAGATCCAGAACAGGAGACTGTCCTCTTTGCTCTGTTCCTCTGTATGTATGTGGTCACAGTCGTGGGCAACCTCTTGATCATCCTGGCCATCAGCTCAGACTtccacctccacacccccatgtactttttcctggCCAATCTCTCCTTGGTTGATTTCTGCCTGGCCACCAACACCGTCCCCAAGATGCTGGTAAACATCCAAATCAACAACAAGTCAATCTCTTATCCCTGCTGCCTGACCCAAATgtactttttccatttctttggcaTCATGGACAGTGTCTTAATAGCTGTGATGGCTTATGACAGGTATGTGGCTATTTGTCACCCTTTACCCTATACCACCATCATGAGCCCACGCCTCTGTGGCCTGCTGGCTGGTGGCCTGTGGGTGTTTTCCTGCTTCGTTTCCCTCACCCACATCCTTCTGATGGCCCGTCTGGTTTTCTGTGGCGGCAATGAGTTACCTCACTACTTCTGTGACCTCACTCCCCTTCTCAAGCTTTCTTGTACTGACACCTCTGTGAACAAGATCTTTGTGCTCATCGTGGCAGGGATGGTGATAGCCACACCTTTCATCTGCATCTTGGCCTCCTATGCTCGCATCATCATGGCCATCATAAAGGTCCCCTCTGCAGGTGGCAGGAAGAAAGCCTTTTCCACCTGCAGCTCTCACCTCTCTGTGGTCTCCCTTTTCTATGGGACCACCATTGGGGTTTATCTGTGTCCTTCATCTGTCAGCACAGCTTTGAAAGAGAAAGCCTCTGCTGTAATGTACACTGCAGTCACCCCCATGCTGAACCCTTttatctacagcctgaggaacaaagACCTCAAAGGGGCCCTGAGGAAGCTCGTCAACAGAAAAATCACCTCATCTTCCTGA